From the genome of Salmonella enterica subsp. houtenae serovar Houten:
AGCCATTCCGGGGCTTGCTCAAGCACCTGGCGAGCACAAGACTCTGTATCGAATTCAGCAAAGACACAGGCCCCTGTCCCAGTCAGGCGCGACGGCGCGTATTCTAACAGCCAGGAAAGCGCCGCATCAACCTCGCGAAAACGTTTTCTTGCGATAACCTCGCAATCATTGCTGAATTCACATTTTAGTAACGTATCTATTGACCTTTTTGGCGTATTACGCGGCAATTGAGGATCTTTAAAGATAACCGGCGTCGGAATGCTGACGCCAGGGTGCGCGACCAGATACCATTTTTCCGGCGGATTCACCGGCGTTAATATTTCGCCTACGCCTTCGGCAAAGGCGGCGTGGCCACGAACAAAGACCGGAACGTCGGCGCCGAGCGTCAGGCCGAGCGTCGCCAGTTCATCAATGGAAAGCCCGCATTGCCAAAGATGATTGAGCGCCACCAGAACGGTTGCGGCGTTAGATGAACCGCCGCCCAGACCGCCGCCCATCGGCAAATGCTTCTCAATGCTGATATCTGCGCCGCTTCCGGCGGGCAGGCGTCCACTCTCCGAGGCGGCTTTCATCAACAGCCGCGCGGCGCGGACGATCAGGTTGTCTTCATGTTCAACGCCATTAACCGGCGTTAATAAATGGATTTCGCCATCGTGACGCGGTTCGATGTGTAGTGTGTCGCCATAATCCAGAAACTGAAACAGCGTCTGTAGCGTGTGGTAGCCGTCCGCACGCTGCCCGGTGATATATAAAAACAGATTTAATTTTGCCGGAGAAGGCCAGTGGGTCATCATTTCACAATCCAGTTATCCATTTTCAGCTTAATGCGCTGACTGCCGTCTGAAAGCTCCATATTGGCAGGCATGGCAGGCTGCGTTTTGCTGTCATAACCACCGTAAACCACTTTCCAGTTTTTACCATCCTGGCGGTAGTTCACTTCGCTCAGGCGATACTGATCGTCCAGTTTGTAGTCGGTGGCATCGCCAGGCAGACCGAGGATCCACTGCCGCAGGCTGTTTAACGGAATCGGCATCCCGGTGAGTTTGCCGATCATCTCTTCGGCGTCATCGGCGGTATAGCGCTGACCTTTGTTATCCACCAACTGGACGTTGCCCGGCTGGGCGTTAAGCTCCAGCTCGGTGCTGCCCAGCGGGTTGGTGAGCAGCAGACGGTAGCGATCCTGTCCGGTCTGTTGCCAGAAGAAGCGCGCATAGACTTTCTGGTCATCGGAGATATAAGCAAAGGCGCCGCGCGTCTGGTATTGATTCAGATGACGCACCTCTTGTTGATGCTGGCGCCACTGAGGGGAATCCGGGCTCTTGCCCGGGCCTTTATGCACAGGAAGCGTACAGGCGGTGAGAACCAGGCTTGCTAACGGCAGTAGACGAATCAGGCGAAAATCGGGCAGGGTCATAGTGATGACGAATCCTTGTGATACGGTGCAATAATTGCCTGATGGCGTTACGCTTATCAGACCTGAAAAACTGAACCTGCAGGCTGTAAAAACGTTCGCGCCGCGATTCGGCAAATTTTTGCTATCGGTTACAGTTATAGCCTTTAATGCTAGCGCCGCCTGGTAACATCGTCTACTTTCAAGTTGTCTTAAATCATCAAATTAGCGAGCGCTGCCAATTACTCCAAAAGGGGGCTCTCTCTTTTATTGACCACGCGCATCCTGTATGATGCAAGCAGACTAACCATATCAACGCTGGTACTACTCCCGCAGACATGACCCTTTTAGCGCTCGGTATTAACCATAAAACGGCACCTGTATCGCTGCGAGAACGCGTAACGTTTTCGCCGGACACGCTTGATCAGGCGCTGGACAGTCTGCTTGCGCAGCCAATGGTGCAGGGCGGGGTCGTGCTGTCAACCTGTAACCGTACAGAGCTGTATCTGAGCGTGGAAGAGCAGGATAACCTGCAAGAAGCGCTGATCCGCTGGTTATGCGATTACCATAACCTGAACGAGGACGATCTGCGCAACAGTCTGTACTGGCATCAGGACAATGACGCTGTCAGCCACCTGATGCGCGTCGCCAGCGGTCTGGATTCACTGGTGCTGGGCGAACCGCAAATCCTCGGTCAGGTGAAAAAAGCGTTTGCGGATTCGCAAAAAGGCCACCTTAACGCCAGCGCGCTGGAGCGAATGTTTCAGAAGTCTTTTTCCGTTGCCAAGCGAGTGCGGACTGAAACCGATATCGGCGCCAGCGCCGTCTCCGTTGCGTTTGCCGCCTGTACGCTCGCCCGCCAAATCTTTGAATCGCTCTCGACGGTCACTGTACTGTTAGTTGGCGCGGGCGAAACTATTGAACTGGTGGCGCGTCACCTGCGCGAGCATAAAGTACAAAAGATGATTATCGCCAACCGAACCCGCGAGCGCGCGCAAGCCCTGGCGGATGAGGTAGGGGCCGAGGTTATCTCGCTCAGCGATATTGACGCCCGTTTGCAGGATGCCGATATTATCATCAGTTCGACCGCCAGCCCGCTACCGATTATCGGCAAGGGTATGGTGGAGCGTGCATTAAGAAGCCGTCGTAACCAGCCGATGCTGCTGGTGGATATCGCTGTACCGCGCGACGTTGAGCCGGAAGTCGGCAAACTGGCGAACGCTTATCTTTATAGCGTTGATGATTTACAGAGCATCATTTCGCATAATCTGGCGCAGCGTCAGGCTGCGGCGGTAGAAGCGGAAACGATTGTTGAGCAGGAAGCCAGCGAGTTTATGGCCTGGCTACGCGCCCAGGGGGCCAGCGAGACCATTCGGGAATACCGTAGTCAGTCGGAGCAGATTCGTGACGAACTGACCACCAAAGCGCTGTCGGCCCTTCAACAGGGCGGCGATGCGCAAGCCATCTTGCAGGATCTGGCATGGAAACTGACTAACCGCCTGATTCATGCGCCAACGAAATCACTTCAACAGGCTGCCCGTGACGGGGATGACGAACGCCTGAATATTCTGCGCGACAGCCTCGGGCTGGAGTAGCAGCACACACCACACTTTATTTACAGGGTGAATTTACGCCTATGAAGCCTTCTATCGTTGCCAAACTGGAAGCCCTGCACGAACGCCATGAGGAAGTTCAGGCGTTGCTGGGCGATGCGGGAATTATCGCCGACCAGGACCGCTTTCGCGCATTGTCGCGCGAATATGCGCAATTAAGCGACGTTTCTCGCTGTTTTACGGACTGGCAACAGGTTCAGGACGATATCGAGACGGCTCAGATGATGCTCGACGATCCTGAAATGCGAGAAATGGCGCAGGAAGAACTGCGCGAAGCGAAAGAAAAAAGCGAACAACTGGAGCAACAGTTACAGGTACTGCTGCTGCCGAAAGATCCGGACGATGAACGAAACGCGTTCCTTGAGGTTCGCGCCGGCACCGGCGGCGACGAAGCCGCGCTGTTTGCCGGCGATCTGTTCCGCATGTACAGCCGTTATGCTGAAGCGCGCCGCTGGCGTGTGGAGATCATGAGCATGAGCGAAGGCGAGCATGGCGGTTATAAAGAGATTATCGCCAAAATCAGCGGCGACGGCGTGTATGGCCGACTGAAATTTGAGTCTGGCGGACACCGCGTACAGCGTGTTCCGGCGACCGAGTCACAGGGGCGTATCCATACTTCCGCCTGTACCGTCGCCGTGATGCCGGAGCTGCCGGAAGCCGAGCTGCCGGATATTAACCCGGCGGATCTGCGTATTGATACGTTTCGTTCTTCCGGCGCGGGCGGTCAGCACGTTAACACCACCGACTCCGCTATCCGGA
Proteins encoded in this window:
- the ipk gene encoding isopentenyl monophosphate kinase, which codes for MMTHWPSPAKLNLFLYITGQRADGYHTLQTLFQFLDYGDTLHIEPRHDGEIHLLTPVNGVEHEDNLIVRAARLLMKAASESGRLPAGSGADISIEKHLPMGGGLGGGSSNAATVLVALNHLWQCGLSIDELATLGLTLGADVPVFVRGHAAFAEGVGEILTPVNPPEKWYLVAHPGVSIPTPVIFKDPQLPRNTPKRSIDTLLKCEFSNDCEVIARKRFREVDAALSWLLEYAPSRLTGTGACVFAEFDTESCARQVLEQAPEWLNAFVAKGVNLSPLHRELL
- the hemM gene encoding outer membrane lipoprotein, which codes for MTLPDFRLIRLLPLASLVLTACTLPVHKGPGKSPDSPQWRQHQQEVRHLNQYQTRGAFAYISDDQKVYARFFWQQTGQDRYRLLLTNPLGSTELELNAQPGNVQLVDNKGQRYTADDAEEMIGKLTGMPIPLNSLRQWILGLPGDATDYKLDDQYRLSEVNYRQDGKNWKVVYGGYDSKTQPAMPANMELSDGSQRIKLKMDNWIVK
- the hemA gene encoding glutamyl-tRNA reductase — translated: MTLLALGINHKTAPVSLRERVTFSPDTLDQALDSLLAQPMVQGGVVLSTCNRTELYLSVEEQDNLQEALIRWLCDYHNLNEDDLRNSLYWHQDNDAVSHLMRVASGLDSLVLGEPQILGQVKKAFADSQKGHLNASALERMFQKSFSVAKRVRTETDIGASAVSVAFAACTLARQIFESLSTVTVLLVGAGETIELVARHLREHKVQKMIIANRTRERAQALADEVGAEVISLSDIDARLQDADIIISSTASPLPIIGKGMVERALRSRRNQPMLLVDIAVPRDVEPEVGKLANAYLYSVDDLQSIISHNLAQRQAAAVEAETIVEQEASEFMAWLRAQGASETIREYRSQSEQIRDELTTKALSALQQGGDAQAILQDLAWKLTNRLIHAPTKSLQQAARDGDDERLNILRDSLGLE
- the prfA gene encoding peptide chain release factor 1 (RF-1), which codes for MKPSIVAKLEALHERHEEVQALLGDAGIIADQDRFRALSREYAQLSDVSRCFTDWQQVQDDIETAQMMLDDPEMREMAQEELREAKEKSEQLEQQLQVLLLPKDPDDERNAFLEVRAGTGGDEAALFAGDLFRMYSRYAEARRWRVEIMSMSEGEHGGYKEIIAKISGDGVYGRLKFESGGHRVQRVPATESQGRIHTSACTVAVMPELPEAELPDINPADLRIDTFRSSGAGGQHVNTTDSAIRITHLPTGIVVECQDERSQHKNKAKALSVLGARIHAAETAKRQQAEASTRRNLLGSGDRSDRNRTYNFPQGRVTDHRINLTLYRLDETMEGKLDMLIEPIVQEHQADLLAALSEQE